The sequence below is a genomic window from Kitasatospora kifunensis.
GGCCCAGCTGTACGCGCAGAGCATGCGCAGCGGGCGCTCGATCCTGGTGGCGGAGGTGACCGAGGAGAACCTCGCGCTGATCGTGGCCGCCCCCGACCGGATCCAGCCGGCCCTGGACTCGGGCCTGCACTCCTATGTGATGGTCCCGTTGAAGGCCCGCGGCCGGGTGCTGGGCGGTGCGGAGTTCATGCGGCTGGGCAACCCGGAGCCGTTCACCCATGCGGATGTCGCGCTGGCCGAGGAGCTGGCCGCTCGGGCCGCGGTCTGCATGGACAACGCGCGGCTCTACCGGCGCGAGCGGGACACCGCGTTGACCCTGCAGCGCAGCCTGCTGCCGCAGCGGGTGCACAACCCGCCGGGCCTGGAGATCGCCTACCGCTACCTGCCGGCCAGCCAGCTCAGCGAAGTGGGCGGCGACTGGTTCGACGTGGTGCCGCTGTCCTGCGGGCGGGTGGCGCTGGTGGTCGGCGACGTCACCGGGCACGGGCTGCGCGCGGCTGCCACCATGGGTCAACTTCGCACCGTGGCACGGACCTTGATCACCCTGGACATGGACCCGGCCCGGGTGCTGCGCCGCCTGGACGAGGCCGCGGCCACGGCCGGCGAGGGCTCGGGCGAGGGCCAGTACGCGACCTGCGTCTGCGTGGTCCTCGACCCGGTGGACCGGGCCTGCACGGCAGCCTGCGCGGGCCATGTGCCGCCGCTGGTCACGGCGGCCGACGGCTCACTGCGGGTGCTCGACCTGCCGACCGGCGCGCCACTGGGGGTGGGCGGGGTGCCGTTCGAGAGCGTCGAGTTCGAACTGCCCTCGCAGGGGCTGGTGGTGCTCTGCACCGACGGGCTGATCGAGCGGCGCGACCGCGACCTGGACGAGGGCATCGAGCTGCTGCGCGCCACGGTGACCGCGCAGCACGGCGACCTGGAGCGGTCCTGCGACGCGGTGCTCGCCTCGCTGGTCACCGGGACCAGGGAGGACGACATCGCGGTGATCATGGCCCGCTCACACCCGATCGGCCCGGACCGGCTCGCCACCCTGCCCCTGACCGGGGATCACGCGATGGTCGGGCACGCCCGGCGGTTCGCCCGGCGCACGCTGGCCCACTGGGGGCTGTCCGCGCTGACCGACCAGACCGAGCTGCTGGTCAGCGAGCTGATCACCAACGCGCTGGTGCACGCCGGGGCACCGACCCAGTTGCGGCTCTTCCGCAACCACGTGCTCACTGTGGAGGTCTCCGACGCGGACAGTCGCGCGCCACGGCTGCGCCGGGCCCTGGAGGACGACGAGGGCGGGCGCGGGATCCACCTGGTCAACGAGTTGGCGCACCGCTGGGGCAGCCGAAGCACCCGGCAGGGCAAGGCCGTCTGGTTCGAGCTGGAACTGCCGATCGGCTCCGCGCTCTGAGAGCCGAGGGGCCGGCCGCTCTTAGTTTTCCCAGCCCATGGCCGACCCGGTGAGCCGCTCGCGCAGTTCGCGCTTGAGCAGCTTGCCGGAGGCGTTCTTCGGCAGGCTCGTCAGGAAATGCACCGACTTGGGCGTCTTGTAGGCGGGCAGGTGCACGCGCGCGTACGCGATCAACTCCTCGGCGGTGGCGGGCTCGCGCAGCACCACCACGGCCGTCACCGCCTCGATCCAGTGCGGGTGCGGGGTGCCGATCACGGCCGCCTCGGCCACCGCCGGGTGCCCGTAGAGCACGTCCTCCACCTCCCTGGAGGCGACCAGCACGCCACCGGTGTTGATCACGTCCTTGACCCGGTCGACCACGAAGAGGTAGCCCTGCGCGTCGCGCCGCACCAGGTCGCCGGAGTGGAACCAGCCGCCCTGGAAGGCGGCCGCGGTCTCGGCGGGCTTGTCCCAGTAGCCGGTGCACAGCTGCGGGGAGCGGTAGAGCACCTCGCCGACCTCGTCCGCGCCGACCTCCTCGCCCGCCTGGTCCACCACCTTGACCTCGACGAAGAGCACCGGGCGCCCGGCCGAGTCGGGTCGCTCGGCGTGCTCCTCGGGGCGCAGCACCGTGGTCAACGGGCCGGCCTCGGACTGGCCGAAGGCGTTGTAGAAGCCGGTGGCCGGCAGCGCCCGGCGCAGCCGCGCGAGCACCGGGGCGGGCATGATCGAGGCGCCGTAGTAGGCCTTCGCCAGCCGGCTCAGGTCACTTGAGGCGAAGTCGGGGTGGGCCTCGATCGCGGTCCACACGGTGGGCGGGGCGAAGAAGCTGGTCAGCTGGTCGCGCGCGAGGCGGGCCAGCAGGTCGGCCGGGTCGGGGGCGGCGACCAGGTGGTTCTCGGCGCCGAGCAGGAGATAGGGCATCAGGAAGACGTGCAGCTGGCCGGAGTGGTAGAGCGGCAGCGCGTGCAGCGG
It includes:
- a CDS encoding fatty acyl-CoA synthetase, yielding MDLTHPSTIPGALHRSAARVPERIALHFADRHWSYREFDDAVTRAAAALLARGLRPGDRVAALGRNSDAYLILFLACGRAGLVHVPVNYNATTEELRYFVSQSGSALLLHDGEYTAAVEALAPLPCATLEELRSVAAEGPIPALDVRVRDTDLAQLLYTSGTTAAPKGAMMTHRALLHEYLSAIVGLDLAEADRPLHALPLYHSGQLHVFLMPYLLLGAENHLVAAPDPADLLARLARDQLTSFFAPPTVWTAIEAHPDFASSDLSRLAKAYYGASIMPAPVLARLRRALPATGFYNAFGQSEAGPLTTVLRPEEHAERPDSAGRPVLFVEVKVVDQAGEEVGADEVGEVLYRSPQLCTGYWDKPAETAAAFQGGWFHSGDLVRRDAQGYLFVVDRVKDVINTGGVLVASREVEDVLYGHPAVAEAAVIGTPHPHWIEAVTAVVVLREPATAEELIAYARVHLPAYKTPKSVHFLTSLPKNASGKLLKRELRERLTGSAMGWEN